The Opitutus sp. ER46 genome contains a region encoding:
- a CDS encoding DNA polymerase domain-containing protein has protein sequence MNGSVCGVWVDDDGRVHLTVEDAAGRREERLDTFRPFAWLNDTPPEAHLVGLSLERLAGDGPYNRLVHADDRGAFERYASQARSSGIGFDAIRPFESQYLLQHRLRLYRELSFAQLRRLQLDIEVASPDGGFPDAERAEDRVLAIGLRFRGQPRLLLLEEATDAAEKRLLESLNQALAELDPDVIEGHNLFKFDLEYLRQRCRRHRVPCAWGRYGQKARFRSSRLKVAERWIDFVRCDLAGRAVIDTYLLVQLHDISTREMTSYGLKEAAIYFGVTPEDGADRTYIEGRQIQHVFAQDRVRFCAYLEDDLRETQGLADQLLPTYFEQTRTFPTLLQEATLRGATSKIDLLFLEEYYHGRQACPLPPEVKPFEGGYTRSFQEGVYRHVLHFDVASLYPSLLLHIGRNPRNDTLGVFIPLLRQLREYRLKYKLLARTAPQPEERAEAQARQASFKILINSFYGYLGFSGARFGDGELAAEVTRRGRELLQALIDEFAKHGCTLLEADTDGIYLSSDRYFDDPDALLAKVVPILPEGIELEFDGRYPAMFCYKAKNYALFDGEKIILRGSALRSRGTEPYLKKLTDEMIAYLLGAAKESPLALAEEYRQKLRRRALPVEALAKSESLSQNLEAYERFIAEGGKPRRASAEAALKLSPRPRMGDRVVYYISAINQGRGSDWQRARALSLFDPEAAPYDAEYYLAKLDDWLTRYGPYLGVKPEEPHGVQGELGF, from the coding sequence ATGAACGGATCCGTCTGCGGCGTATGGGTCGATGACGACGGTCGCGTGCACCTTACGGTGGAGGACGCCGCCGGTCGGCGCGAGGAGCGGCTGGATACGTTCCGGCCCTTCGCTTGGCTCAACGACACCCCGCCGGAGGCGCATCTCGTCGGACTTTCGTTGGAGCGGCTGGCGGGGGATGGACCGTACAACCGGCTGGTGCACGCGGACGATCGCGGAGCGTTCGAGCGCTACGCGAGCCAGGCGCGCAGCTCCGGCATCGGCTTCGATGCGATCCGGCCGTTCGAGAGCCAGTATCTGCTGCAGCACCGCTTGCGGCTATATCGGGAACTGAGTTTCGCGCAGCTGCGCCGGCTGCAACTCGACATCGAGGTGGCGTCACCCGACGGCGGTTTCCCCGACGCCGAGCGGGCGGAGGATCGCGTGCTCGCCATCGGGCTGCGCTTTCGTGGTCAGCCTCGGTTGCTGTTGCTCGAGGAAGCAACCGATGCGGCGGAGAAGCGGTTGCTCGAGTCGCTGAACCAGGCGCTGGCGGAACTGGATCCGGACGTCATCGAGGGGCACAACCTCTTCAAGTTCGACCTCGAGTACCTGCGGCAGCGGTGCCGGCGGCACCGCGTGCCGTGTGCGTGGGGACGCTATGGTCAGAAGGCGCGGTTCCGGAGCAGCCGGCTGAAGGTGGCGGAACGGTGGATCGATTTCGTGCGCTGCGACCTGGCCGGACGCGCGGTGATCGACACCTATCTGCTGGTGCAATTGCACGACATCTCCACGCGCGAGATGACGTCCTACGGGCTGAAGGAGGCGGCGATCTACTTTGGCGTGACGCCGGAGGACGGGGCGGATCGCACGTACATCGAGGGTCGGCAGATCCAGCACGTGTTCGCCCAGGACCGCGTCCGGTTTTGCGCCTACCTCGAGGACGATCTGCGCGAAACGCAGGGGCTCGCGGACCAGTTGCTGCCGACTTACTTCGAGCAAACGCGGACATTTCCGACGCTGCTGCAAGAAGCGACGCTGCGCGGGGCAACCTCGAAGATCGATCTGCTCTTTCTCGAGGAGTACTACCACGGCCGGCAGGCGTGTCCGCTGCCGCCGGAGGTGAAGCCCTTTGAGGGAGGTTATACGCGGAGTTTCCAGGAAGGCGTTTACCGGCACGTGCTGCACTTCGACGTGGCGTCGCTGTATCCCAGCCTGCTGCTCCACATCGGCCGCAATCCGCGCAACGACACGCTCGGCGTGTTCATCCCGCTGTTGCGCCAGCTGCGCGAGTACCGGTTGAAGTACAAGCTGCTGGCGCGCACGGCGCCGCAGCCGGAGGAGCGGGCGGAGGCGCAGGCGCGGCAGGCGAGCTTCAAGATCCTGATCAACTCGTTCTACGGGTACCTGGGTTTCTCCGGGGCGCGGTTTGGCGATGGCGAACTCGCGGCGGAGGTGACGCGTCGCGGGCGGGAGCTGCTGCAGGCGTTGATCGACGAGTTTGCGAAGCACGGCTGCACACTGCTCGAGGCGGATACGGACGGCATCTACCTGTCCTCCGACCGGTACTTTGACGACCCGGACGCGCTGCTGGCGAAGGTGGTGCCGATCCTGCCGGAGGGTATCGAGCTCGAGTTCGACGGCCGGTATCCGGCGATGTTCTGCTACAAGGCGAAGAACTACGCGCTGTTCGACGGAGAGAAGATCATCCTGCGCGGCAGCGCGCTGCGTTCGCGCGGCACCGAACCTTACCTGAAGAAGCTGACGGACGAGATGATCGCGTACCTGCTGGGCGCGGCAAAGGAGTCGCCGCTCGCGCTGGCCGAGGAGTATCGGCAGAAGTTGCGGCGCCGCGCGCTTCCCGTGGAGGCGTTGGCCAAGAGCGAGTCGCTGAGTCAGAACCTCGAGGCGTACGAGCGGTTTATCGCGGAGGGCGGGAAGCCGCGGCGGGCGTCGGCAGAGGCGGCACTGAAGTTGTCGCCGCGGCCGCGCATGGGCGACCGCGTGGTGTACTACATTTCCGCGATCAATCAGGGCCGCGGCAGCGACTGGCAGCGTGCGCGGGCGCTGTCGCTGTTCGATCCCGAGGCCGCGCCGTACGACGCGGAGTATTATCTCGCGAAGCTGGACGACTGGCTGACGCGGTACGGGCCGTACCTCGGCGTGAAGCCCGAGGAGCCGCACGGCGTGCAGGGCGAACTCGGGTTCTGA
- a CDS encoding glucosyltransferase domain-containing protein — translation MQTRLARWSRMGRAELWRRGWWPSGAATAAVSRGGCDAEAERRRPTQRAWRGWLLVGLLLFPLGVYAPAVFHRYGFRDDYAVLREAREESGKVFQFCAAQARPLLGWLQEHSFRLADGIDDLRWLRLTGTLLLGVVTATLFVLLRRAGWAAVEAMLVAALIVVLPSAQLIASWAVAWPLAGAVLLALAAFAWAERGLGRREGRAWALGGAVVLMAASALTYQPSAQFYCVAMVAVAVTRAGRPQETWRWLAGHGVVAGTGLALAFGLMLAVFAAGWLPESKRVAVEADIPGKLAWLAGRPLQNALATIVLNRQGGAPAVGWTALLTGAAIAAGLARRGWRAGWSGVAVAGLAAAGTVVVNLAVADRWPAYRVIFALAAGGVVLLAAALSELGGRRAARGVLAVMLLVGAGLAARQSFGLVAWPQGLELNLLEAGAARIDPALRPSVFVLTPHADEHAAVSRYGDEFGSLTTDSYWAPKEILKHIMRARYPGMPDVNERYRFECGHQLPPGRTYDVVIDLHRVRGYRPAAARER, via the coding sequence ATGCAAACGCGGCTGGCTCGCTGGTCGAGGATGGGGAGGGCGGAGCTGTGGCGCCGCGGGTGGTGGCCTTCCGGCGCCGCGACCGCGGCGGTGTCGCGCGGCGGGTGCGACGCCGAGGCGGAGCGCCGCCGACCAACGCAGCGGGCGTGGCGCGGCTGGTTGCTGGTCGGGTTGCTCCTGTTTCCGCTCGGCGTGTACGCGCCGGCGGTGTTCCACCGGTACGGGTTTCGTGATGATTACGCGGTGCTGCGGGAGGCGCGGGAGGAGTCGGGCAAGGTGTTTCAATTTTGTGCGGCGCAGGCGCGGCCACTGCTTGGGTGGCTGCAGGAGCATTCGTTCCGGTTGGCGGATGGCATCGACGACCTGCGCTGGTTGCGGCTGACGGGCACGCTGCTGCTGGGAGTGGTGACGGCGACGCTGTTCGTCCTGCTTCGGCGGGCCGGGTGGGCGGCGGTGGAGGCGATGCTCGTGGCGGCGCTGATCGTGGTGCTCCCGAGTGCGCAGCTGATCGCGAGTTGGGCGGTGGCGTGGCCGCTGGCGGGGGCGGTGCTGCTGGCGCTCGCGGCTTTTGCGTGGGCGGAGCGCGGGTTGGGGCGGCGGGAGGGACGGGCGTGGGCGCTCGGAGGCGCGGTGGTCTTGATGGCGGCGAGCGCGCTGACCTATCAGCCGAGCGCGCAGTTTTACTGCGTGGCAATGGTGGCGGTGGCGGTGACGCGCGCCGGGCGGCCGCAGGAGACCTGGCGTTGGCTGGCGGGGCATGGCGTGGTGGCGGGAACCGGGCTGGCGCTGGCGTTTGGACTCATGCTCGCGGTGTTTGCAGCAGGCTGGCTGCCGGAGTCGAAACGCGTGGCGGTGGAGGCCGATATCCCCGGCAAGCTGGCGTGGCTGGCGGGGCGTCCGCTGCAGAACGCGCTCGCGACGATCGTGCTGAATCGGCAGGGCGGCGCGCCGGCGGTGGGGTGGACCGCACTCCTCACGGGCGCGGCGATCGCCGCAGGGCTGGCGCGGCGCGGATGGCGCGCGGGATGGAGCGGCGTCGCGGTGGCCGGGTTGGCGGCGGCGGGCACGGTGGTGGTGAACCTGGCGGTGGCGGACCGCTGGCCCGCGTATCGCGTGATCTTCGCGTTGGCGGCGGGTGGCGTGGTGCTCCTGGCGGCGGCCCTATCGGAACTCGGGGGCCGGCGGGCGGCGCGGGGCGTACTGGCCGTGATGCTGCTCGTCGGCGCGGGGCTGGCGGCGCGGCAGAGCTTCGGGCTGGTCGCGTGGCCGCAGGGGCTGGAGCTGAACCTGCTCGAAGCAGGCGCGGCGCGGATCGATCCGGCGCTCCGGCCGAGCGTGTTTGTGCTCACGCCGCACGCCGATGAACACGCGGCGGTGAGCCGCTATGGCGACGAGTTTGGCTCGTTGACGACGGACTCCTACTGGGCGCCGAAGGAGATCCTGAAGCACATCATGCGGGCCAGGTATCCGGGAATGCCGGACGTGAACGAACGCTACCGCTTCGAATGCGGCCATCAGCTGCCCCCGGGCCGGACGTACGACGTCGTCATCGACCTGCACCGCGTGCGGGGGTATCGCCCGGCGGCGGCGCGTGAGCGGTAA
- a CDS encoding nucleotide pyrophosphohydrolase produces MELQQMTERAMEIRARFAARERANCGREWTREEIMQGFVVDVGDLMRLVMAKNGLRRVDAVDAKLGHELADCLWSVLVLARLYDVDLEREFTQLMAVLANAKTEKGS; encoded by the coding sequence ATGGAACTGCAGCAGATGACGGAACGGGCGATGGAGATTCGGGCGCGGTTTGCGGCGCGGGAGCGCGCGAATTGCGGCCGCGAATGGACGCGCGAGGAGATCATGCAGGGCTTCGTCGTGGACGTTGGCGATCTCATGCGGCTCGTGATGGCGAAGAACGGCCTTCGGCGCGTGGACGCGGTGGACGCCAAGCTGGGGCACGAGTTGGCGGACTGCCTTTGGTCGGTGCTGGTGCTGGCGCGGCTGTACGACGTGGACCTCGAGCGGGAGTTCACGCAGCTGATGGCAGTTTTGGCTAACGCCAAAACTGAAAAGGGAAGTTGA
- a CDS encoding molybdopterin cofactor-binding domain-containing protein, with translation MNTATPLLVDRRGFLKLSAAAGGGLLLGLSFSSAANAPATITNASADGADVFSPHALLRITPQGVVTIISKQPDMGQGVKTSLPMIIAEELEVDWKDVVIEQGDLNPAYGGQSAGGSTSTPNNYSEFHRIGATARTLLVQAAAVTWSVPAGECNAAHGAVHHRATGRSLRYGELVARAAALPIPPAPEVTLKDPKDFRLLGTRITGVDNPAVVTGQPLYGLDVRRPGMLHAVFEKCPAFGGKVTRANFDAIKRLPGVRDAFIVEGTENLNGLLPGVAIVADSTWAAFSARRQLKVTWDEGKVANQSWESFVAEAREKAAAPGGQVLRRDGNVVAALGRAAHTVEAEYLYPFISHATLEPQNCTAHFHDGVMELWAPTQNPGAGADLVSRTLGLLRDKIILHITRSGGGFGRRLYSEPIVEAAAIAHRVSAPVKLTWSREDDLRYGPFRPGGIHFLKGGVDARGRITAWKNHFFTFGNGARPGSGGSLNPDEFPGRWLENYLAEQTIFDTGWPMAPWRAPGSCVFAWVIQSFIDELAHAGGRDPLELRLELLGERDEVPNGGSRGGAYSVARMRNVMNLAAAKADWGRRRFERGQGAGIAFHFSHRGYFAEVAEVTVSREGRLKVDRVVVTGDVGAQIVNLSGAEHQVQGSVIDGLSALMFQELAIERGRCVQTNFHEYPMLRMPDTPAKIEVHFLKSDHPTTGLGEPALPPLAPAVCNAIFAATGKRVRQLPLSRTDLSWA, from the coding sequence ATGAACACCGCCACGCCTCTCCTCGTCGACCGTCGGGGCTTTCTCAAACTCTCCGCCGCCGCCGGCGGTGGACTCCTGCTCGGTCTCTCCTTCTCCTCCGCCGCCAACGCTCCCGCCACCATCACCAACGCGTCCGCCGACGGCGCCGATGTCTTCTCCCCGCACGCCCTCCTCCGCATCACTCCACAGGGCGTCGTCACCATAATCTCCAAGCAGCCCGACATGGGCCAGGGCGTAAAAACGTCCCTGCCCATGATCATCGCCGAGGAACTCGAGGTGGACTGGAAGGACGTCGTCATCGAGCAGGGTGACCTGAATCCCGCCTATGGCGGTCAGTCCGCCGGCGGCAGCACCTCCACGCCGAACAACTACAGCGAGTTTCACCGGATCGGTGCCACCGCCCGCACGCTCCTCGTCCAGGCCGCAGCCGTCACCTGGTCGGTTCCCGCCGGCGAGTGCAACGCCGCCCACGGCGCCGTCCACCATCGCGCCACCGGCCGTTCCCTCCGCTACGGCGAGCTCGTCGCCCGCGCCGCCGCGCTCCCCATTCCTCCCGCTCCCGAGGTCACGCTCAAGGACCCGAAAGACTTCCGCCTCCTTGGCACGCGAATCACGGGCGTCGACAATCCCGCCGTCGTCACCGGCCAGCCGCTCTACGGCCTCGACGTCCGGCGCCCGGGCATGCTCCACGCGGTGTTCGAGAAATGCCCCGCCTTCGGCGGCAAGGTCACTCGCGCCAATTTCGACGCGATCAAGCGGCTGCCCGGCGTGCGCGACGCCTTCATCGTCGAGGGCACCGAGAACCTCAATGGACTCCTTCCCGGCGTCGCCATCGTCGCCGACTCGACCTGGGCCGCCTTCTCCGCCCGCCGCCAGCTCAAGGTTACGTGGGACGAGGGCAAGGTCGCCAACCAGAGCTGGGAGTCCTTCGTGGCCGAGGCCCGCGAAAAGGCCGCCGCGCCCGGAGGCCAGGTCCTGCGCCGCGATGGCAACGTCGTCGCCGCCCTCGGCCGCGCCGCTCACACCGTCGAGGCCGAGTACCTGTATCCGTTCATATCACACGCGACACTCGAGCCGCAGAACTGCACCGCGCACTTCCACGACGGCGTCATGGAGCTCTGGGCGCCCACCCAGAATCCGGGCGCCGGCGCCGACCTCGTCAGCCGCACGCTCGGCCTCCTGCGCGACAAGATTATTCTCCATATCACCCGCTCCGGCGGCGGCTTTGGCCGCCGGCTCTACTCCGAGCCCATCGTGGAAGCCGCAGCCATCGCGCACCGCGTCTCCGCCCCCGTGAAACTCACGTGGTCGCGAGAGGACGACCTCCGCTACGGTCCGTTTCGCCCCGGTGGCATCCACTTTCTCAAGGGCGGCGTCGATGCCCGTGGACGCATTACCGCGTGGAAAAATCACTTCTTCACCTTCGGCAACGGCGCGCGCCCGGGCAGTGGTGGCAGCCTCAACCCCGACGAGTTTCCCGGCCGCTGGCTCGAAAACTATCTCGCCGAGCAGACCATCTTCGACACCGGCTGGCCGATGGCGCCGTGGCGGGCGCCGGGAAGCTGCGTCTTCGCGTGGGTCATCCAGAGCTTCATCGACGAACTCGCCCACGCCGGGGGCCGTGATCCGCTCGAGTTGCGACTCGAGTTGCTCGGCGAACGCGACGAGGTGCCTAACGGCGGCTCGCGCGGCGGCGCCTACAGCGTCGCCCGCATGCGCAACGTGATGAATCTCGCCGCCGCCAAGGCCGACTGGGGCCGCCGCCGTTTCGAGCGCGGCCAGGGCGCCGGCATCGCGTTCCACTTCAGCCACCGCGGCTACTTCGCCGAAGTTGCCGAGGTCACCGTCTCACGGGAGGGACGGCTAAAAGTCGACCGCGTCGTCGTCACCGGCGATGTCGGCGCCCAGATCGTCAACCTCAGCGGCGCCGAACACCAGGTGCAGGGCTCCGTCATCGATGGGCTCAGCGCGCTCATGTTCCAGGAGCTCGCCATCGAGCGCGGCCGCTGCGTACAGACCAACTTCCACGAGTACCCGATGCTCCGCATGCCTGACACACCAGCGAAGATCGAGGTGCACTTCCTGAAATCCGACCACCCGACCACCGGCCTCGGCGAACCCGCGCTTCCGCCTCTCGCTCCCGCCGTCTGCAACGCCATCTTCGCCGCCACCGGCAAACGCGTCCGCCAACTCCCTCTGTCCCGCACCGACCTGAGCTGGGCGTGA
- a CDS encoding (2Fe-2S)-binding protein, which produces MKYAVNVNGTSRTVDVAPDTPLLWVLRDHLELVGTKYGCGIGQCGACTVHLNGVPARACLTPISTVGRMAVTTIEGLDPRGTHPLQQAWTELDVPQCGYCQAGQIMTAAALLKNNPQPSDDEIDGAMAGNLCRCATYLRIRAGIKRAAELARPPNSAAVAAATNTIAATVHPTQEAAR; this is translated from the coding sequence ATGAAATACGCCGTGAACGTCAACGGCACGTCCCGCACCGTGGACGTCGCGCCTGACACTCCCCTCCTCTGGGTCCTCCGTGACCACCTCGAACTCGTCGGCACCAAGTACGGCTGCGGTATCGGCCAATGCGGCGCCTGCACCGTCCACCTCAACGGCGTCCCCGCCCGCGCCTGCCTCACCCCGATCTCCACGGTCGGCCGCATGGCGGTGACCACCATCGAGGGACTCGATCCGCGTGGCACCCACCCGCTGCAGCAGGCCTGGACCGAACTCGACGTGCCGCAGTGCGGCTACTGCCAGGCCGGCCAGATCATGACCGCGGCCGCCCTGCTCAAAAACAACCCGCAGCCCAGCGACGACGAGATCGACGGCGCCATGGCCGGCAATCTCTGCCGCTGCGCGACCTACCTCCGCATCCGCGCGGGCATCAAACGCGCCGCCGAGCTCGCCCGCCCTCCCAACTCTGCTGCGGTTGCCGCCGCGACGAACACGATCGCAGCCACCGTCCATCCCACCCAGGAGGCCGCTCGATGA
- a CDS encoding DUF5069 domain-containing protein, with protein MKHYDFAARFHALYNQAVTRHLAGHRDPLTMFSADELAFLRDNGITAQHVFDYAEDHNKYNGEPGFDIALSIELIRRDYFLNVQHGQPSTTVLDENALPAKTETTRGIEWLPRIIPKARAKLRGELPASLMFCCGGDRKFFKEHDIYPAEFLALIWRAEFNNAAITDWVVKRTATRA; from the coding sequence ATGAAGCACTACGACTTTGCTGCGCGCTTCCACGCGCTGTACAACCAGGCCGTCACGCGCCACTTGGCCGGCCATCGTGACCCGCTCACCATGTTCTCGGCCGACGAGTTGGCGTTCCTGCGGGACAACGGGATCACCGCCCAGCACGTGTTCGACTACGCGGAGGACCACAATAAGTACAACGGTGAGCCCGGCTTCGACATCGCGCTCTCGATCGAGCTGATCCGTCGCGACTACTTCCTCAACGTCCAACACGGCCAGCCCTCGACCACCGTCCTCGACGAGAACGCCCTGCCCGCCAAAACCGAGACCACCCGTGGCATCGAGTGGCTGCCCCGCATCATCCCGAAGGCCCGCGCCAAGCTGCGCGGCGAGCTGCCCGCCTCCCTGATGTTCTGCTGCGGCGGCGACCGGAAGTTTTTCAAGGAGCACGACATCTACCCGGCCGAATTTCTGGCCCTCATCTGGCGCGCCGAATTCAACAACGCCGCCATCACCGACTGGGTCGTGAAGCGCACCGCCACGCGCGCCTGA